The sequence ACGAAGGAATATCCAGAAACTAAAACAAAAGAGAATACTTAAAAGGGTAGGTTCTGACAAGAACGGATTTTGGGAGATTACTAATGCGTGATTCCGATTTGCTACTCGGCGGAATGCTCCTATCAGGCAAAAAAGTTGCGGAGTTAGTTTTGAAGAGGTTATGATACCCCCGCTTTTTTCTTCAATTCATTAAGCTTATTCAACGCTTCAAGCGGAGTAAGTTCTTCAACTTTTAAATCCTTAGCATCTTCAATATATCATGGACTCTCGCACCCGTTTGACAAGTTTTTTAAGTTGACAAAAATTTTTAAAAGCATAAAATCAACTTGGGGAGTTGAAGAAGGAGTAGGGATCCCCCAAAAGCTTATGGATGAAATTAAAAATATTTGTGAGGGGACAAGACGTAAAATAATGCAAAGTAATGCGCAAAAGTGTATACGATTTCTTAGTCTGGCTTTCTCTGTCTTATTTCTTTTTACAATCATTGTTGCGCCGTTGTTTGGCGCGGGTTATAACATTAAAAAAGCTGAATTTGGAAAACCGCTTGAAACTGACCTCCCTCAACCTGCCAAAATATCAAAAAAAGAACATCCTAAAACACTTTATAAAGCGGGGATTTATCCTGCTGCGGGTCTTGCTATTCTAAAAGACGGCAATGCCGTTGACAGTGGGGATTTTTACCGCGCAGGCGGACGAAAGATTCGTCTTTTCCGTTCCCTGCAAAAAGTTGTCGTATGGACAAAGGGAAAAAAACAGACGCTGAAGATAGATGCCATAAATAGTCTTTCAAGTAAGGGGTTGTTATTAAAAGAAGAGCAGTCCACTGAATTTACAAGAATACTGAAAACAGAAGCACGGATGACTTCGGAAGAACTTAGAACTGTATTAAACGATTTCCGTAAGTCTAATCAATTTAAACGGGTTGCACCTGTGTTTATTAACGAAGAAACCGGTAAGGAGATGTTAGTAACATCTCGTATTATTGTGAAATTAGCTGAGGGTGTATCGTCCCAACAGCTCAAAGATTTACATCAAACTTATGATGCTAAAGTCCAAGGGCATATGCATGGCGCGAAAGACGAGATTATTCTTGATTTAGGAGAATCTCTTGCTGAAAATGCGTTAAATATATGTGAAATGTATTTAAAAGACCCGCGTATTTTGTGGGCTAGCCCCGACTTTTTATTCCAACTGGATTTGTTGTATACCCCTAACGACTCTCTGTATCAAAATGGCAAGCAGTGGCATCTTGATAATATTGGGCAGAGCGGAGGTAATCTTGATGCGGATATTGATGCTACCGAGGCCTGGAACATATCTACTGGCAACCCAAATGTAGTTATTGCAATTATAGATACAGGTGTCCAACTTTCTCATCCTGACCTAAGTGATAATATCTATATCAATCAAGCTGAAGACAATGGAACCGTAGGGGTTGATGATGATGGGAACGGATACATTGATGATATAAATGGTTGGGATTTTTATGATAGTGATAACTATCCAAATCCCGGGTCTGCTCAAGGTCACGGGACTTGCTGTGCCGGAATTGTCGCCGCCAAAGGGGATAATGCGATAGGTGTAGCGGGGATTGCATATAATTGTAAAATCCTGCCTGTCAAAATCTGTGCTGATGACGGAACTTTTGCCTCATCTGTTGTTATAGGTGAGGCGATACGTTATGCCGCCGATATGGCTGATGTTTTAAGTAACAGTTGGGGTGGTGGAGGAAATGATAATACTATTCATTCTGCGATTAAATATGCTGTGGATGACATGAAACGACCCGTCTTTTTTGCTTCGGGGAATTCTGCCGCAGGTTTCTATAAATTTTGGCTGACCGGATTTTCTGCTGGCACATACACGCTGAAATGGGAGTATAGTAAGGATTCTAATGATGATTTCTTGGAGGATTCTATTTGGCTTGACGGGGTAGTTTTCCATGAATATGACGGGGATAGGTTAATAGAATCGTTTGAGGGGGATTCTTTCCCTCCTTTGGGTTGGACCACAGGTGGAGATGCCGAGTGGACCAAGTCAACAACGCACGCGCTTACAGGATGGGAGGGAGAGGGATCATCTTCTGCAAAGGCAGGAGCCATTACTTCTCATTCGACATATCAGATATACCCGGAATACCAGTCAAGATACCAGACAACATATTTGCAAACCACAAAGACAGTTGATGCGGGAGACCTGTCTTTTTGTGTATGGCTTTCATCCGAGATTTACTACGATCACTTTAATTTTTATGTTAATGAGGGACATTACTTCCAGGCCTCCGGCGAGCTTGATATTTACACTAATGTCATCTATCCCGCGCGCTATCCTAAATGTATTGCGGTTGGAGCCAGCACGGATTATGATTATCGCTCTGACTATAGCCAATATGACGAAACATTAGACATTGTTGCTCCCAGCAGTGGCGGGAATTGGGGAATAGCAACTACGGATATCACAAGTCCCGGAGGATATAATAACAATGGAGACTATACAAACCCTTCCGAGGCGAGCGGTTTTGGGGGCACTTCCTCTGCTACGCCTTTGGCCGCCGGCGTTGCCGCCCTTCTTCTTTCTAAAAATCCAAATCTCACTGCAGATGAAGTCAGGACTGCTATGTGCGATACCGCAGATGAAATTGGCAATGTTACTTATACTGCTGGCTTTAACGAATATTATGGCTATGGCCGTCTTAATGCCTACAATGCGCTAAATAGTATTGAAGAAGGGGAAAATTCAGCTCCGCAACTTATCGGCGGCAATGTAACCCCAGACGGCGGCATAACATCTGCTACATTTACATACACAATTCATTATTTTGACCAAAATGGAGGCAGCCCTTCTATCAAAGATGTTTACATAGACGGCTCTCCATATACGATGAATTTTGTGGATGGTAGCGGTTCTGCCTCTAATGGTATATACAGATATCAGACAACATTATCAGCAGGCAATCATACTTATTATTTTTATTTCACTGATGGGAGTGGTGGTTCGGCTACTTCTCCGACTTATTCCGGGCCGCTGGTGAGTGAACCTATTAGCATTGCCGTAACTTCTCCCAACGGAGGAGAAACTTGGGTGGCGGGACAAGATGCAGATATTACTTGGGATACAGAAGGTCTTGATGGTAATGTGGGCATTGAGATTAGTACTGATTCAGAAACAAGTTGGCACAATATTATTAGCAGTACTTCAAATGATGGTTCTTATACTTGGACAGTGAAATCATTATCTACGTTATTGCTTGAAGATTTAATTTCAGAACAATGTAAGATTAGAGTTTCCGGAATTTCCTGCACTGATACAAGTGATGACTACTTTAGTATTGTTGGAGAATTACATATCACTACTACTTCTCCTCTATCTGACTGTATAGTGAATACTCCTTATAGCCAGATTTTGGAAGCAGAAGGTGGTGATACTCCTTTTTATATCTGGTCTTTATTAGATTCTGACTTGCCGTTGGGATTAACTCTAAATTCTTCTACCGGTGAAATCTCCGGAACTTCAACTACCGAAGGGGATTATTCATTTACAGTAAAAGTTGCAGACGATAATGACGAAACCACAAAAGAGTTTTTACTATCGTGCGTATTGAATGGGGGTGAAATATCCGGGCGTGTGACTTTAGGTGCAATCGGTTTAGAGGCAGTAATCGTAATAATTGAAGGGTCACAATATTCTGCCGTAACGGATGAGGACGGTTACTACACGATTACCGGTATTCAGCTTGAATTGTTTCGGGCATATCTAATCGCCGAAAAGGACGGGTATACTTTTGAGCCGCCAAGTTATGAAATAAATACTACGGGACTACCAATCATAACCGGAAAAGATTTCACTGCTACATTTGTTCCTCCTACTTATACTATTTCGGGAAATGTGAATCTAATCAGAGGAGCATCAAATGTTTCTGGTGTTATATTAACCCTAAGCGGTGATAGTAGTGATACTACAAATCCTGATGCCGGAGGTGATTACAGTTTTACGGGACTGGGGGTAGGCAACTATACGGTAACTGCCTCTTTGACAGGATATAATTTTACTCCGGAATTACATTCTTATTTGCCTCTAAATAGTAATCAAACACAGCAGAACTTTATCGGAACAGCTTTCTATACTTTGACAATGGCAGTTGACCCCACAGGTGGTGGTGCAACAACACCATCAGTGGGCGCGCATACCTATGATGCAGAAACAGTAGTGGATATAAGCGCAACGGCTAATGCAGGCTACCGGTTTGACCATTGGGCAGGTGGCGTGACAAATTCTAGTTCTGCCTCTACTACAGTAACTATAGATAGCAATAAGATGGTTACCGCCAATTTTATTAGACTTTATACAATAACAGTCACAGCAGAAGAAAATGGCAGTATCTCACCCTCAGGTGATGTCATAATTGAGCATGGAGCGAACCAAACATTTACGATTACTCCGGATGATAATTACCATGTAGCTGATGTATTTGTAGACGGTTCATCAGTCGGCGCGGTAACCGGCTATACCTTTAGCAATGTAACAGAAACCCATACGATACAGGCAAGTTTTGCGATTGATACTTATATCATTACTTCCACTGCGGGCGCAAATGGTTCCATAACTCCGAGCGATAATGTGGTGATTGAACATGGAGCGAACCAAACATTCAATATTACACCTGATGATAATTATCATATAGCTGATGTTCTTGTAGATGGTGTATCAATTGGCGCGATAGCCAGTTATGCTTTTAGCAATGTAACAGGAACCCATACAATACAAGCAAGTTTTGCGATTACTGATTCCGACTCCGACGGTCTCCCTGATGATTGGGAACAGCAGATAATCGACGCTAATTCCAACGATGACATAATTTCCATAGAAAATGTAAAACCGGAAGATGATTTTGATAATGATGGTCTTACTAATTTAGAGGAACATAATGCTGGGACTGACCCGACTAATACTGATACAGACGGAGATGGTATGCCTGATGGATGGGAGATCCAATACGATTTAAAACCATTAGTAGACGATGCTGATGATGACGCCGATGGAGACGGTTGGACTAATTTAGAAGAATATCAGAATGAAGTAGCAGGTATTCTAAGTAATCCCAATAATGCTTGCCCAAATAAGCCAAACGCTGTGTTTCCTGATAATGGAGATACTGATATTATTCTAACTCCTACTTTGCGTGGTTTGGGATATTCCGACTTCGAAGGTAATCCTCATTTTGCTACTTATTGGCAAATATTGAAGGAGAGTGTTAAGAGCGCAAACGTTGCCGATACAAATATCGTATTTTATTATGATTTAGAGAATGAGGAAAAAGTTACAATACCAAAAAGCATACTTAAGGCGGGAGAAACTTATTATTGGAGACTTAGATACGCAGATCCATATGGTTTGTCAAAGTGGTCTGATGAAGCTGAATTTACTACTCAAAACGATGCAAATGACATTGATGGAAACGGTATTTTGGATGAACAGGAGATTGACGATGAGGTAGATATAGATGGTGACAGAATCAATGATAACGGGCAGGATAATATAGCGTCCCTGGCAAATGTTGTCAGCGGCGTGAATACGGCTGTTAAGGTAGATATTGGCATAATAGTCACCCAAGTGGAAATTCAGGATGCTGATGATTTACCTGATACTAATAAACCGCAGGACTATAATTTCCCTGATGGAGTATATAATTTCAGGATAGAAGGGTTAATTCCTGGTTCAAGAATAGAAGTTACTTTCTATTTATCTGAAACATTTGAGGTTGGTGATAAATGGTATAAATACGATGAGATTCATGGCGGGTGGTGGGATTATACAGACAGAATAGTAAGGGGGAAAGGGACTAATATAGTAACTTTAGAATTTGAAGATGGTGATAGCAGTTATGGTGATTGCGATGGGATCGCAAACGGAATAATTGTTGATCCAAGTGGTCCTGCTAAATTAGACGGAAGCTCTCCGGGCCCAAATTGCGGCGATGGTATTTGCAACGGGACAGAAACTTGTTCTTCATGTCCAG is a genomic window of bacterium containing:
- a CDS encoding S8 family serine peptidase, with the translated sequence MQSNAQKCIRFLSLAFSVLFLFTIIVAPLFGAGYNIKKAEFGKPLETDLPQPAKISKKEHPKTLYKAGIYPAAGLAILKDGNAVDSGDFYRAGGRKIRLFRSLQKVVVWTKGKKQTLKIDAINSLSSKGLLLKEEQSTEFTRILKTEARMTSEELRTVLNDFRKSNQFKRVAPVFINEETGKEMLVTSRIIVKLAEGVSSQQLKDLHQTYDAKVQGHMHGAKDEIILDLGESLAENALNICEMYLKDPRILWASPDFLFQLDLLYTPNDSLYQNGKQWHLDNIGQSGGNLDADIDATEAWNISTGNPNVVIAIIDTGVQLSHPDLSDNIYINQAEDNGTVGVDDDGNGYIDDINGWDFYDSDNYPNPGSAQGHGTCCAGIVAAKGDNAIGVAGIAYNCKILPVKICADDGTFASSVVIGEAIRYAADMADVLSNSWGGGGNDNTIHSAIKYAVDDMKRPVFFASGNSAAGFYKFWLTGFSAGTYTLKWEYSKDSNDDFLEDSIWLDGVVFHEYDGDRLIESFEGDSFPPLGWTTGGDAEWTKSTTHALTGWEGEGSSSAKAGAITSHSTYQIYPEYQSRYQTTYLQTTKTVDAGDLSFCVWLSSEIYYDHFNFYVNEGHYFQASGELDIYTNVIYPARYPKCIAVGASTDYDYRSDYSQYDETLDIVAPSSGGNWGIATTDITSPGGYNNNGDYTNPSEASGFGGTSSATPLAAGVAALLLSKNPNLTADEVRTAMCDTADEIGNVTYTAGFNEYYGYGRLNAYNALNSIEEGENSAPQLIGGNVTPDGGITSATFTYTIHYFDQNGGSPSIKDVYIDGSPYTMNFVDGSGSASNGIYRYQTTLSAGNHTYYFYFTDGSGGSATSPTYSGPLVSEPISIAVTSPNGGETWVAGQDADITWDTEGLDGNVGIEISTDSETSWHNIISSTSNDGSYTWTVKSLSTLLLEDLISEQCKIRVSGISCTDTSDDYFSIVGELHITTTSPLSDCIVNTPYSQILEAEGGDTPFYIWSLLDSDLPLGLTLNSSTGEISGTSTTEGDYSFTVKVADDNDETTKEFLLSCVLNGGEISGRVTLGAIGLEAVIVIIEGSQYSAVTDEDGYYTITGIQLELFRAYLIAEKDGYTFEPPSYEINTTGLPIITGKDFTATFVPPTYTISGNVNLIRGASNVSGVILTLSGDSSDTTNPDAGGDYSFTGLGVGNYTVTASLTGYNFTPELHSYLPLNSNQTQQNFIGTAFYTLTMAVDPTGGGATTPSVGAHTYDAETVVDISATANAGYRFDHWAGGVTNSSSASTTVTIDSNKMVTANFIRLYTITVTAEENGSISPSGDVIIEHGANQTFTITPDDNYHVADVFVDGSSVGAVTGYTFSNVTETHTIQASFAIDTYIITSTAGANGSITPSDNVVIEHGANQTFNITPDDNYHIADVLVDGVSIGAIASYAFSNVTGTHTIQASFAITDSDSDGLPDDWEQQIIDANSNDDIISIENVKPEDDFDNDGLTNLEEHNAGTDPTNTDTDGDGMPDGWEIQYDLKPLVDDADDDADGDGWTNLEEYQNEVAGILSNPNNACPNKPNAVFPDNGDTDIILTPTLRGLGYSDFEGNPHFATYWQILKESVKSANVADTNIVFYYDLENEEKVTIPKSILKAGETYYWRLRYADPYGLSKWSDEAEFTTQNDANDIDGNGILDEQEIDDEVDIDGDRINDNGQDNIASLANVVSGVNTAVKVDIGIIVTQVEIQDADDLPDTNKPQDYNFPDGVYNFRIEGLIPGSRIEVTFYLSETFEVGDKWYKYDEIHGGWWDYTDRIVRGKGTNIVTLEFEDGDSSYGDCDGIANGIIVDPSGPAKLDGSSPGPNCGDGICNGTETCSSCPGDCGTCPTPPSGGESSGSGGGGGGGCFIATASFGTPISNEVKVLSWFRDEYLLTNPVGEVFVTTYYRTSPPIAEFIRQYSVLKKAVRVGLRPIVWLSREIVE